A region of the Pseudoliparis swirei isolate HS2019 ecotype Mariana Trench chromosome 21, NWPU_hadal_v1, whole genome shotgun sequence genome:
TAAATCTGGAAACTAATTATTCATCACTACTCTtcatcaccctcctcctcctcctccctctgtcttcaCAGCGCATGCGCCTCCCTGTCGGACGCGCACACGCTTCGCCTGCTCCTGTCTCGCGCGGCCCCGTGGATTCCAGTCGTCCACGCGCAGTTtcctgggaggaggaagaggagcagcggaggaagaagaagaagttcctGCTGCAGTTcatcaagagaagaagaagaagaactcccTGTAGAAACTTTTTCCACTGTAAACTGCACGCGCGGCCACCGCCTGCGGCTCTAGTGCGCATGCGCTCTCCACAGCTGTTTAGTTGTGATCATTGTGTTATCGGAGCCGGCCGTGACGTCACCAGAGAGACGGGACCGGAGCGGAAGAGGCGCGTGAGTGTTTGTTTACAACGGTGACGTCACAGAGTTTGTTGTTTGTAGtgcttacacaaacacacacgacgtAGTAGAGTACAACTACACCGAGTACAACTTCACCGAGTACAAATACACAGAGTACAAATACACCAAGTACAAATACACCGAGTACAACTACACAGAATACAAATACACCGAGTACAACTACacataatacaaatacacagaGTACAAATACACCAAGTACAAATACACCGAGTACAACTTCACCGAGTACAAATACAGAGTACAAATACACCGAGTACAACTACACAGAATACAAATACACCGAGTACAACTACACATAATACAAATACACCGAGTACAACTACACAGAATACAACTTCACCGAGTACAAATACAGAGTACAAATACACCGAGTACAACTACAcagaatacaaatacacagaGTACAAATACACCGAGTACAACTTCACCGAGTACAAATACAGAGTACAAATACACCGAGTACAACTACAcagaatacaaatacacagaGTACAACTACACCGAGTACAAATACACCGAGTATGATGACATCGAGTGTGgttaatgatgacatcatcgtgatgTTCTGGGTGTCACATGACCAGCAACACCTGCTGCTCTTTGTTTTTCAGGAactcgcctgtgtgtgtgtgtgtgtgtgtgtgtgtgtgtgtgtgtgtgtgtgtgtgtgtgtgtgtgtgtgtgtgtgtgtgtgtgtgtgtgtgtgtgtgtgtgtgtgtgtgtgtgtgtgatgttaagTGGTGGTAAAAAGAGGATTGGCTTCCAAATCACCAGCGTGACCTCCGACTTTAATCAAACTCCAGCTGGCCAATCGGCGCCCAGGGCGGTCCTGACCGTCCTCCAATCAGCAGTCGCATCCTGCAGAGCTCAAGGAAGCTCCTCCCAGCCAACCACGCCCTTTCTGAAGAGGAAACACGTCTCCCATGATGCCTTGGGGCAGGCTTTGGGGACTTCCTCCAGGTTCAGGGTGGTGAAGCTGGCGGTGGGCGGAGCCTGCAGCAGTGGGCGGGGCCAGCCAATCAGCCGCGGGCGATGGACATGTACGGACGTAACGGAGCagcaggagggggcggggttCAGGTGGGTGATGGACACCATGAGACACGCCCACTCTTTGGAGTCCCTGGAGATGATTGGCCGGGACAGAGGCAGAGTCCACTCCCATGACAACGCCCACCTTTTGGCTTGGCCAATCAGAGGACAGGAGGGAGCAGGTCTTATGCAGCGCAGTGGGCCACCTTCGCCAACACACCAAGAACCAATGAACATCCAGGTCCTGGACTGGAACAAGCCAATGGGAGCTCAGGGTTCCGACTTGGCCCCTCCCACTCTTTTGACCCACCCACCAAGCGTTCCTCCCCCGCTCCGGTTGGACGTGGACTCTGCAGGACGGGTACAGAAGCATTTCTATTGGATGACGTGAGCAGCTTTCATCCGCGTTGTTACacaactgtctgtctctctgtgccaGTCTGTCTTCAGGCTGTCTCACTTTCAGCCAAGCCCCCCCCCTGCTGGATCGTACCATCCCACTCGGACGCCTGTTCGGACTCCAGCAgccttcagtctggaccaaaccATCTTCAAACTGCCGGGGGACACCAGGTAGCGTTCTGTTGTTAATTAGTttggctgtatatatatatatatatatactcatacatatacacatatatatatgtatatatatatatgtaaaaacatatatatatatatatacaggcacgtgcacagacattttggggggcaggtgctcaaaccaaaaaaaagggcacccaatggcaaaaaaaaattctgatagagttgaagcataaacatcaatacactgatgatgcaatacatcctcaacctgcgtctcctctggcagcatcagaccactagcttacatgttctttatgaataaagatgaattattatatagcaacaacagtacaagcattctgattggctaatgggtcgtcatgccagccacatattgccctcctcgctggtctgatacggatccgtattgccctctgacgtcattttcaaaatgagcgatattgatagacatcaacagccaagagtagtg
Encoded here:
- the zgc:153012 gene encoding sperm acrosome developmental regulator; its protein translation is MLSGGKKRIGFQITSVTSDFNQTPAGQSAPRAVLTVLQSAVASCRAQGSSSQPTTPFLKRKHVSHDALGQALGTSSRFRVVKLAVGGACSSGRGQPISRGRWTCTDVTEQQEGAGFRWVMDTMRHAHSLESLEMIGRDRGRVHSHDNAHLLAWPIRGQEGAGLMQRSGPPSPTHQEPMNIQVLDWNKPMGAQGSDLAPPTLLTHPPSVPPPLRLDVDSAGRSVFRLSHFQPSPPPAGSYHPTRTPVRTPAAFSLDQTIFKLPGDTSSSSSSPIAIDNKIEAAMDLVKTHLMLAVREGVELLQEQIRELHEKNQQLEQENHILRTLTHTTHTTHHP